The following is a genomic window from Butyricimonas faecihominis.
AGCCTCGCCCGTTAACTTCACCTCTCGCACGTCCCCGGTAAAAGGCACCGGGTAAGTCAAAGCAGAACAGGAATTCAAGCGCACACTTGACCCGTCAGATAAGAGTACTTGAAATTCACCCCCTGCCGGAACTGTAATCGTGTTATATAAAGGTTCCGATTTAGTGGTAGCCAACGTGTAGTCCAGTACTCGGGAAGAATCATTTTTTATTACCACGCCTTCTTGTTCCTGAATAATGGCCGTACTATTTAAAGGCACTTCCCGGCCATCACTCAATTGCAAAACTGCAACACCTTGTGCTGGTAGAATTTCCTGTCGGGTCAGCTCCTGCCGTTCCGATTCACCCGATCCTCGGAAATAAATCACACTACTTCCCACCATCGCTAAAATAATAATAGCCACGGCATAACGATAGAACACAACCACTCGCCGATTCCAAGACACATGTATCTTGCGTTTGATTGAAAACCATAATTGTTCTAGTTTACCTTCAGGAACTTCCGGTAAATTCTCGACGTCATCATCAAATTGCTCGTACCATCGGGCAATTCGCTCTTCCTCGTCCGGAGTACATCGATGTTCCCGGTACTTTTTTAAAAGATCGTATATTTCATTTATCCCCATATTCGCCGTATTTACCTTAAAGACAATTCCGGGGAACAAAAGGTACTATATGAAAAATAAAAAATTTTTACGACCCACCTCGCATCGGAGCCTACGTGTAATATCACCTAATTGATTCTTAACGGTTTGTTCAGACACGGCCAACTTTTCGGCAATTTCTTTTATCGATAAATTTTGCTCCTGCCGGAGCATATACACGCATTGCAAACGAGGTGGAAACCCATCCACGATTCGCCGGATATTTTCATCCAAATCCTTAGCCACGATCTTCACCCATGTGTAATTATCCTCTTCATTCGGGGCGCATATATCCTGATATTTATCACGAATCTGTTCTTGCTTGATTGAATTCAATATATGATTTCTCAACCAAATCAAGAGATACCCTTTCACGGAAGACGAAACCTGAAAAGAATCTCTTTTTTCCCACACTTGGATAAAAAAGTCTTGGAAAATATCATCCGCATCAAAGGAACTGTTCACACGTGCAAGGATATTCCGATACACAATATCAGCATACCGGGAATACAACTCTTGAAAGGCAGAGACACTCCCGTTCTTTATATCACGTACAATTTCAATGTCCGATTTTTCCGACACGATCCAAGCTTTAAAGATAAATATTCGAACGTTTAATGATATTTCGGCAAAACAAGTTTAATTTTGTAACATATTCAAAGGTATAGATATTTTTTTATAGAAAACAATATCAATATTTCACCTTTGAAATGTTAAAAATTAAATTGTTTTGCCGAAATATCATTAAACGTTCGTTTAATGATTTCTTCAAAAAGGAGCATTCATACCGTAATCCATACAAGAATAACCTGTCGCAAATTATATGTAGTATTTCCAACTTATTATTGAATATCAATTTGATAACTTCACTGTAAATTTCCATTTCCCCATTCTCGACATATCAAATTTCACATCCGCCAAGATGTTTTCACAAAAAAGAGATGAACGGATTCTTCTACCTCAAAAATCGTATATTTCATCTACTCCCATATCGTTTCATTTTACATTAATACCCATTCACTTTCACATTTCATAACATAATTGTTATCAAACATTAACCCCTTTCGGATAAGTATCGTGCTTTTCATCGGTTATCCGACTGTATTCCATGACGCTTACACCCATGTCTCACTTGTAACTCTTCGATAAGTTACCGATAAGTCTTCGATAAGTTACCGAAATGCGGCGTTCATTTTACCCTGACTTTACCCAGACATACAATCAAGATACCGACGAATCACCGACGGGAGTCATCACAAACACCACATGAAAAGAGCCTCCGCCACAATCTCGACCAGATTATAATCATCAGCCTCGCTCTTACCTTCTCCAGACATCTCGTGATAACAATTCCAAATCTGTTCTTTTTCGATCGAATTTAATATTAGAAAAGTACTATTATAAAGCGAATTATTCTTCAGAAAGCGGGTCCAAATGCAACGGGTGGCGAACCACAAAACGGGCCCCCTCTTTATAATCCCCATCCACCCAAATGTCTCCGCCCATCATCGTGATCGTCAACTTACATATGGCCAATCCCAAACCGGTACCCTGCACGTATTCATCCAGTTTCTCGAAACGTTCGAACACCTTCTTCTGTTTATCCTCCGGAATTCCCCGTCCCGTATCGGTCACGCTAAAATAAACACAATCCTGCTCTTCATTAATCTCGATTCCCAGCGTGATACTCCCCTGTTCCGTGAACTTATTGGCATTCGACAACAAATTAATCAATATCTGTTGCAAACGTTGCACGTCCGTCTCCAGTATAAATTCTTCACAGGGTGTTTGGAACACGTACTCCACCACATCCCGTTTCCCGTAACTAGTTGTCGCCAACACGCTCTGGCACAAAGAAACGATCTCAACCTCCTCGTAAGACAACTTCAATCGTCCCGTCTCCAAGCGGGATATATCCAAAATATCATTGATTAAGCGAAGTAATAAATCTGAATTTTTTTGGATGATAGCCACGTACTCATGACGGCTTTCCGCGTCACAATCATCCGAAGTCAGAACCCCGGAAAATCCCACGATAGCATTCAACGGGGTACGAATCTCGTGACTCATGTTAGCCAAAAATGCAGACTTCAACCGATCAGACTCCTCTGCCTTTTCCTTTGCCTTCCGTAACTCTAGCTCCGCCTGCTTTTGCTTGGTCATATCCTCCATACGCACCACGACACCCAACAAATTATTATCATCATCAAAAACAGGATTCGCCAACATATACACGTAATAATTCCCATGTTTCACAACAACATCAGCCACTTTTCCCGTTTTCATGGCCATTACCGCCGGACAGAAAGAACAAGGTTCATCCAGTCCTCTCAAAACTTTATAACAAACTTGGCCCTTGGAACTTTTAATTTTTTCCGGATCGACATCATAATCAATCCCGTTATGCCATTTTATCGTGAAATCCGGATTAATAAACTTGATCCCGGAATTAACATTATTCAGTATTAAGATATTATCTTTTTGGGCCTGCCACAAGGCATCTCTAAAACGTTTGGTTCTAAAATAGAAATATAAGGCTAGGAAAAAACCGAACAATAAAACTAAAAAAGCCAAAAACACCCCTATAATCTGGTATTTATATTCCTCGAAATAGGACAACTTCTTGTTGTAAAGAACAGCATTCTTGACCTCCGCTTTATTCAAGAATCCCTCTGAACATAACTTGGCATAATCAAAACAATACTCGTTCGGAATGATCTGCATACCCGCCAGCACGGTCGAATCATGTTGCCTCTCTAACGCCAAAGCTTGTTTGGCCATATCTTTTCCGACAGTCCGGTACTTCGGTACACATCCCCCGACAGCCCAATGCCCCATCCCGATAGAAGTAATCGTGAAAGCCGGAATTTTAGGATTCGCCATCATCATCGAATACGTGGCATTCCGCATAAAATAACCATCATTTTTATCTACTCGCCACGTCCCCAACAAGATAACCGTTTTCTCCGGTAACCGGGCAATAGCATCACTGATCGAATAAATCGTATGTTTCCGGCCATCCAAAAGAATCAAATCCAGCTCCGGGAATTTCTCCTTCATCTTCTTCTTCACCAAAGCCTGCAGAGAGACTCCCCCGTAACTATTATCCGTGATAAAAGCGATATGCTTAGTTCCCGAATAAAAATCCAAAATTAACCGAAGATTCGCTATCACGTCATACTCGTAAGCAAACCCGAAAACCTCCAATTCCCGAATGTTGTCACTCATCACGTCCACGCTCTCCGCCTCCCAGTTCTCCAAATCGGTACCCTCCTCCGGTAACAAGACAGCATTCCGACTCACCATCCCTCCCATGATCGGGACATCCCGAGTAACCAGTGAATCCTGAGACCAATAAGCCGTCCATGCCTCCTGCCCTAATAGAATAATGAGTTTCGGTAAACCCTTTTCGATATTTTTATCCAATATTTCTTTCATCCGCCCCTCCCACATACAAGCCTCGGAAAAACTTTTACAATTCATATTCTCTATGTCAATCGAAAATTTTCCGCCAAGTAGGCCATACTCTTCTATAAAATCCGATATATTCCTAGCAGTTTGGGAAGTTTCCGGGTTGTAGGAACTGATAATTAATATCCGAGAATCGGGCTCACCGGTTCCTCCTTTTGTTGTCCAAGAGACGAACAACAAAACAAATAACACCCCCGTGTACCTAAGATTCCTATATAGCTTTATAAAAAACTCCAACATCTTCTATTTGTAACTTCGCAAAGATATTTATTTTCACTTAAAATACGCCAAAATTCATACACTTTCTACAAAAAGATATATCTTTGGCTTAAACCTTAAATTTGTAATTTATGTCTATTATTTTTTGTATCATTTCCCGGCTAAAAAGGGACGAACAAACAGACACCTACGTGCATTTTGAACAAACGGCCACGTTACGGGAAATCGTTACCACGATAGATTCACCTTATGTCTTTTTCTACACGAAATACCCGACTCCACGATTAGGAGAACACGCACAAAAACGTTTTCTTCAGGTAGCACAAGCCACAGGAGCCGTCATGCTTTATTCGGATTATTACACGGAACAAGATGATTCGCAAACGGCACACCCGACTATTGACTATCAATTGGGGAGCGTCAGGGATGATTTTGATTTCGGATCAATACTTTTATTCAGAACAGACGTTTTAAAAAAAGTGATCAGCGAAATGGACACGGAGTACAATTTTGCCGCACTCTACGATCTGCGCCTGCGTCTTTCCCGGGAAGGATTGATTTTCCGGATTCCCGAATTCCTGTACTCGGAAAAGGAACACGATTCCCGACGTTCCGGTGAAAAGCAATTTGATTACGTGAACCCTCGTAACCGGGAAGTACAAATTGAAATGGAACAGGCTTTCACGGCTCACTTGAAGGCCATAGGCGCCTACTTGCCTCCTGCATTCAAAACCGTCCCGTTCCAAGACGAGCATTTTGAAACTGAAGTCTCGGTTATTATTCCCGTCCGCAACCGGGAAAAGACCATCGCAGAAGCGATACGATCCGTCTTTTCACAACAGACCAATTTCAAGTATAATATTCTCGTTATCGACAATCATTCCACCGACGACACGACCGCTATTGTTAAAAAAATGGCCCAAAAGCACTCGCAAATAATCCATATCATTCCCCCTCGCACCGACCTTGGCATCGGGGGATGCTGGACACATGCCATCATGAGCGAACATTGCGGACGATTCGCCATCCAGTTGGATAGTGATGATTTGTACATCAATCGACACGTACTCCAACGCATTGTCGACACGTTCCACAAACATCAATGTGCCATGATTATCGGTAGTTACAAGATGGTTAATTTCAAGCTGGAAGAAATACCTCCCGGCATCATTGACCACAAGGAATGGACAACGGACAACGGGCATAACAACGCCTTACGTATTAACGGGCTAGGGGCGCCCCGAGCATTTTACACGCCATTACTCCGGCAAATCAGAGTCCCGAACGTCAGTTACGGGGAGGATTATGCCACGGCACTCGCAATCTCCCGTGAATACCAGATCGAACGTATTTATGAACCGCTATATTTATGTCGTCGCTGGGAAGGTAATTCCGACGCGGACTTGAACATCCAACGTGTAAATGCGAATAATTACTATAAAGATAAAATACGTATGATTGAAATATTGGCAAGGCAACAGAGAATTGAAAATGGAGAATTGAAAATTGGAAATGAAGAAAAATCTTAAATCAAAAATTAATTCCTTATCATGTTTTTCGACGAATTTACGAAATCACAACTAGCCTCTTGGCCCTTGGCACGGAACAATTACGAACGCTTGCGGAATGTCATTTATCGTACGATTGATTTCGATGGGTTCCAGATTCGCATCCAGTACAACCCGGACCGGATTCAATCGGCCGTGGCTAAAATAGACGAGCAATCAATCAAGGCAAGAGCCTGTTTCTTGTGTAAAGAAAACATTCCGCCGGAACAAGCTAGTTTCGATTATAACCCCACACTGGATATACGGGTAAACCCTTATCCCATATTCGACCGCCATTACACGGTTCCGGCAAAGCAACACATTCCCCAGCTCATCAAGGGACATTTCCAAGATATGCTGGCCATTGCACAAACTTATCCGGAGTACACGATCTTTTATAATGGTCCCCGTAGCGGAGCCTCCGCCCCGGATCATTTTCATTTCCAACTGGCACCCCGTCACATCATGCCCCTAGAAACCGATGTAAACTCCTGCCCGAAAGAAATCTTGTGGACTTCCGAATCACGGGAAACCACAATCGAAAGTATTCATCACTACCTCCGCAAGAATATCATACTTCATTCAAACAACCGAGAGCAATTAATGAATATTTTCGAGCAATTAGTGTCACTCGTGGGCCAAATCACCCCGAACGACCCGGAACCCATGATGAACCTCTTTGCCTGGTACGAAAACAACGAATGGTGGGTAGTCATGTTTCCCCGTCGTCAACACCGCCCGTGGCAATTCTTCGCGGAAGGAGATGAAAACATACTGTTCAGTCCCGGCTGTGTAGACTTTGCCGGTCTGATCATCTCACCTCGGGAAAAAGATTTCAACCGTCTGGACGCCCCCTTGCTGGAAGAACTCTTTTCCCAGTTAACCCTTACCGACAAACAGTTTGAGAATTTACGATTTATGATTTACGATTTATGAAGATGAAAGAACCTGTAACTTGTAATCGATCAACTTGTAATTCGCCGCAGGCGATCACTCTTTCCATTGGCATCCTTTTCGCTCCTGCCATCACCTTCCGTTTGAACGGAACCTACTGGAACAAGGATCAAAAATATTCCGGAGAATATACCATTTCCAAAGAAGGGAAGAACTTGATTCTACATTCATCTTCAGGAACACAGATCGTACCGGATCACTTCACCCTTACACCGGAGAACGATGAAACGACAAACTTCGATCTGTTAAATGTCATGATCGGGATCAATTTCCACTGGCAACGCACGGAAGACCAGAAGTTCAAAGGTACATTGAAAATCATGGACGAGGGGAAACATCTGACAGCAATCAACATATTACCCCTAGAAGATTATTTACTAAGCGTGATCTCTTCCGAAATGAGTGCCACCTCATCTTTGGAACTCCTGAAAGCCCACGCGGTCATTTCCCGCAGTTGGCTGATCGCACAAAAAATAAAGAGCGAGAAACTAACCGACACTTACCAGTCCTGCATACAGGATGAACAACAATATATCCGGTGGTATGACCGGGAAGACCACGAGCATTTCGACGTGTGCGCGGACGATCATTGTCAACGCTACCAAGGTATTAGCAAAGCCTACACGCCATTTGTCCAACAAGCCATCGAGGCCACCCGAGGGGAGGTCCTTGTGTATGGCGGAGATATTTGCGATGCCCGGTTCTCCAAGTGCTGCGGGGGAGTAACCGAGTATTTTGAAAACACCTGGGAACCCGTGAATCATCCCTATCTTACAAAAGTGATTGATAGCGATACCCAGTCTTCAACTCCCGACTTATCCCAAGAAGAGAATGCCCGAAAATGGATTCTCTCCACCCCGAATGTATTCTGCAATACCCGGGACAAGGCCATCCTGTCCAACGTTCTCAATGACTATGATCAGGAAACTCAGGACTTTTTCCGCTGGCAAGTATCCTACACTCCCCCGGAACTATCTGCATTAATAACCTCCCGTATCGGGATTGACTTCGGGGACATTCAATCCATAGAATCTGTGGAAAGAGGTGTCTCCGGGCGCATCACCCGTCTCCGCATCCAAGGTTCAAAACGAGACATGATCATCGGGAAAGAACTTGTCATTCGCAAAGCTTTCTCCCAATCCCACCTGTATAGCTCGGCCTTCATCGTGGAAACAGAGAAAGATACCTCCGGAGCTATTACCCGTTTCACTTTGAAAGGTGCGGGATGGGGACACGGAGTCGGTCTCTGCCAAATCGGAGCTGCCGTCATGAGTGCCAAAGGCTATGATTACAAGCAAATCCTCTCGCACTATTTCCCGAACACGAAACTACAAACAATTGAAAATGGAGAATTGAAAATTGAAAATGAAATCATAAATCATGAAATCTAAAATCACTAAATCCCCTTGGTCCTGGATCCCCACTCTATATTTCGCACAAGGTCTACCCTATGTCGTTGTCATGACACTTGCCGTTATCATGTTCAAACGGTTGGGAATAAACAACACGGATATAGCTCTCTACACGAGCTGGCTTTATTTACCATGGGTGATTAAACCCCTATGGAGTCCGCTGGTAGACATCGTGAAGACCAAACGCTGGTGGGTGATCACCATGCAATTAGTGATCGGTGGAGGATTAGCCGGAATAGCACTGACTCTTCCCGGGCCTCATGCCTTCCGCTACTCGTTAGCATTCATGTGGTTATTAGCTTTCAGTTCTGCCACCCACGACATCGCGGCAGACGGGTTCTATATGCTGGGACTCGACACCAAGAAACAAGCCTTCTTCGTCGGCATCCGTAACACGGCTTACCGCCTCGCCATGCTCACCGGACAAGGATTGATTGTCATGTTTGCCGGTTGGCTTGAAAAGACCTATTCCTCCACGTTCCCGGAAGAGATTGCCGTTCCTAGAGCATGGTCAGTCACCTTCTATCTATTGGCAATCTTATTCGTACTTCTCTTCCTCTACCACCAGTTCATCCTCCCCAAACCGGAAAATGATATTCCCGTGAAAAACGGTAACCCACTGAATGCCTTTTTCCAAACCTTTATTACCTTCTTCCAAAAGAAAGGAATCATTGCAGCCTTGGCCTTTATTCTGCTCTTCCGTTTTGCAGAATCACAACTTGTAAAAATCGCCTCCCCTTTCTTACTGGACAATCCCGAAGTCGGTGGCTTGGGACTAAACACCATGCAAGTCGGTACCATCTATGGCGTCGTTGGCCTTATCGCCCTCACGATAGGCGGTATCCTAGGCGGTATCTTCATGGCTAAGAATGGCCTAAAACACTGGATCTGGTGGATGACCGCTGCCATGAACCTGCCCAATATCGTGTACGTTTATCTGGCATTCGTCCACCCTTCCAACATCTGGCTAATCTCTTCCGCCGTCGCCATCGAACAATTCGGTTACGGGTTCGGTTTCACGGCCCTCACCTATTTCATGATGCTCTTCAGCAAAGGTCCGCAGCAAACCGCCCATTACGCCATCTGTACCGGATTCATGGCCCTCGGCATGATGCTCCCCGGCATGATCTCCGGCTATATCCAAGAACTGATCGGTTACCAACACTTCTTTCTCTGGATCATGCTTTGTACCATCCCCAGTTTTATTGCCGTGAAATACATCAAAATATGAATAAAGAGACTGAAATTAGTCGACAACCGGAAATTCGATCGTCTCGCTTTCCTCGTTCCAACTCTCAATCGTAAAATTTCCGGGATCACCACCGGGTAATATTTTACCGACAACAATATTCAACGTGAGCCGCGTATTGGGAGATAACGTGGAAGTCAACGCTTTAGAAAGAGTATGCACGGAACCATCCGCCAAGGTGATAAACAACTCCAACAAAGGATTCGGGGCGGAAGGAAACAACATCACGGTAGGATTACTCATGATGGTGGCATCCTCAGAACGGGACAATTCGAATTTCACGGTTTTCGTCATGTTCTCCGCCTCGGCCGTGTAAAAATTCATCTTCTCGGCAATATTTCCAATATGAACGTTCACGCTTGTTATGCTGGAACTGAACGCACTATTATCCTCTTGTTTCAGTATTACCTTCAAACCGGCGGTAACCCGTGTAAGAGAAGCTGTCAAATCCTCCGTTCCAATACGTGCCGGTTTTATCGCATGGACCAAATCATACACGGGCATATAAGTCCCGTCAGTATTGGGTCGCAAGCTAAAATAGAGTTTTGCCAGATCAGCTCCATTCGTTAACCCCGGGTGAGTAATTGCCGGAGAATTATAAATCGGCTCATCGTATTTGGGTGTCCCCCAATACACCATGTTATACTCGCCGATAGGCAGGTGAAGTTCTCGGTTATTGTCCCCATACACGTCCCCCTCTGATATGACGTAATAACCATTAAATACCGTGAGCTTTCCATTTATGTAGTTTCCATAGTAAATAGAGGTTTCATCCTTACACGGATATACCTCAAGAATCCCCGTGAAAGGATTCTGATTAAGCGGATCGGTTACCCGAGCTCTTATTTTAGGAGTAATTAATCCAGACGTTACCCCATAAGATCCCTCATCATCATTGTCTGAACATGCCGAAACTAAAGTCAGAAGACCAAGCATTACAATCATTAATTTCTTCATAGTACCTTATTTTAATTTGATTATCAACCAAAATACGGTCTATATACGAAATAAAACAGGTAAAAGTTTATGAAATCAACAAATCTCACTTGGTCTATCAAATTTTACAGCAACTTACTCTTTTATCAACTTCAAATTCTTCACCCCGATCCGGGCCGCCAACCAAGCCGAAAACTTCTCTTCCTCCACATCAGATAATTTCTGCCCGAACGCCACGATAGCAATATGTAACGTATCGGCATGCAGAGAATCCACTTGATTACGAATCACTCTGGATATAGCAAGACTTTTCACGGAAGGATAAAGAATCTTCACCTCGGGAGTAACCTGATGCCCGATCGTATCATATAACAAGTAAGAGTTCAACCTTTCGCGCAACACGGAAATTTCTTCATCTTGCGAGGCAATCCGCTGTTTATTCTGCATGTAATAATCCTGCAACAACATATTACTAACGTCATTTTGCATCTCAGTATCCTCTTTCCCGAATCCCTGATGAATCACCAAAGGAACATCATGCAACCCGTAATGCAACATCTTTTCTTTCAACGACACGATCACTTCCTCTGATATTTCCTTACCGATCAGTGATACTTCAATCCGACGCTCCGGGTTCTCTGTTTTCACGTAACGATCCACCACCAACGTATTCGGAAAATTAAATTCATTTTTGATAAATCGACTGGCATTCGTCTCGAAGATATTCGTTTTCACCATATTGTAGGTGATATACACGCTCGGAACCATCGTCAGGAAAATGATTGAATACACGATACGGTGTACCTTCTTTTCCCGTTCCTTATCCATGAACTTCTTTTTCGAGAAGTGCATCAGTCGCACTCCTAAAGTCGTGGCAACTGCAATAAATACCGAATTGATCGTGAACAAATAGAATGCCCCGAAGAAATAACTCAGGTTGCCGCTTGCCAACCCGAACCCGGCCGTACATAACGGCGGCATCAAGGCAGTAGCAATAGCCACTCCCGGAATCACGTTTCCTTTCAACTTCGTCGAGGACGCCACGATTCCCGCCATTCCACCAAAGAAAGCGATCAACACGTCATAGATCGTGGGGGTTGTCCGTGCCAGCAATTCCGAACGAGCTTCGTTCAAAGGCGATAACAAAAAATATAAAGTAGACGTTAACACGCTGAATATCGTTGCGATCAGCAAATTACGGAAAGCCTTCTTGATCAGTTCAAAATCATTGATTCCAACTCCCAGACCGATTCCCATAATCGGCCCCATCAGAGGAGAAATTAACATGGCTCCAATAATCACGGCCGTCGAATTCGTGTTCAATCCCAAAGACGCGATAAACGTGGCAAAAATCAATACCCACAAATTTGTCCCCCGGAACACGATTCCCTTACGGATAGCCTCCACAGTATCTTCTTCCCGCTCCTGTTCATCTGACGGGTCCAGAATTTGACGCAAATACACCCGAAAACGCTGTAATAATATCATCATACTCTAAATCTATACATCTACAAAAAGCTCAAAATAGCTCATATTCTTTAAATCTTCGCAAAAGTATAAAATCTATTACATATTCTTCCATTTTTCCCATATATAAAAGGACTGACAATAAATGAAACGCCCCCAAAAACTTATTATCAAGTTTCTTAGGGGCGACTCCATGCAAGAACAAACTCGTTCTTATATCATAATGAACTGTTATTTTATAATCTCAACAAGAACGCAACGATTCCAATCATCCTTGTCATAACGAGAACTGACTCCTTTATGATCTTTCACAATACGGTCTTTATTTATTCCATATTTACTAATAAACATATCTGCAACCGCATTTACTCGCTTTTCAGAAATAATCATATTGGCCTTCTCAGTTCCTCGTTTATCGGCAAAACCTGTCAAACGAACACGCACATCGGGGTTTTCTTTCATAAATTGAACCAAGTTATAAACACCAACCTCCTGAGTAGGATCAATTTTGTAACTGTTGAAAGCGAAGTTTATCGTTGTCGGTAAAGCCTTAAACACCACTTTAGTTTCAGTTGTTGGCATCTCTTGTTTTACCACTTTGACAACGGTATCCGGGGTACGGCTAATCAATTCTTTGATTCGTGCGTCTTGTGCTGTTGCCAAATTCTGAAGGTCTGCATACTGTTTCTGGCTAACAGCCTTTTTAAACGAACGATTTTTAAATCTGAAAGTAACTCCAACACTCAGATTACTAATCCCGTCATTAGGGAATCCGCCTCTGGTCACGAGATCATCATCCAAAATTATCCCACCATATTCCAAATTCAAATCAAAACGTTGAGATAACCGAAAACGAGCTTGAATACCAGCATTAATAGTAAAAGATTGATCACTACCGATAAAAGCACCACCTATTCCTGCAAAAGGTATCAAATCAAAGCAACGATTCTCGTTGTAACGACCGAAGAAGTTTAACAAACCAAACATAAAGTCTCCATGAACAGCTCCATAATGTTTGTGCAACATCATTTTCCCATCATTTTGAAAACCATGTAAAGCACCTCCCAAACCTTGAACTCTCAATCCCCACCAAGGCGTAAACCATTTACCAACAGACAAGGCAGGCATAAAGGTTAATCGATCACCGAACTTTGCATCAGTAGACCCCTCTGCATAAAGGGTTTGAGCCCCTAAATTCAATGAAATAAACCAATTATCCCAAAATTTATTGGTTTCAAATGATGTTTTATAACCCGGCAGTTTCCTTTCTTGATTATTCTGCGCAAACGTAGAAATGTGTAATACTACCAATAGTACTAAAAATACGATTTTTTTCATTTTAAAATAGTTAAAGTTTATATTGCAACCTTTCTCAAATAAAATTGGAGAAAAACGCCACAAATGTATAAAAAATATAATTACTGTATTTTATTATACACAAAATAACTACATCTTTACTCTCAATAATCTTAGAACGTGATCTTCAAGTTCACGGAAAAAGTACGTCCGAAACCATAGAAAACCTTGGCTGTATCTTTATCATGCCCGGCACCATCCTCCGCATCAGCGATATACTCTTTATCCAAAAGATTATTCACGTTCGCAGAAACCATCACGCCAAACACCTTACTCAACGGGAAACGATAGTTGATATTAGCATCCAACACACCATATGCCGGCATCCTCCAAGGAGATTCAATCACATTCTCGGCATCCAGATTTACCGTGGGGAACGAAAATTTCGCATAATTTCGTGCGAAATGAGAATAATCAACTCCCACGTGCAACCCTCTCAAGAACTGGTAACGTCCTCCAATAGCAAAAGTTGTTTGTGCAGAATTTCCCACTCGAACATCTTTCACTTTTATGAAACTTTGAGCATGTTCTTCCCCTCCCACATCGCCTAACGGTTTACCATTCTTACCCACAGGTCGGCCTGCCGAATTATAAGCATATCCTTTACCATCACCATTCCAATGCCAGTCACCAATCGAAAACACTCC
Proteins encoded in this region:
- a CDS encoding OmpA family protein, with protein sequence MKKIVFLVLLVVLHISTFAQNNQERKLPGYKTSFETNKFWDNWFISLNLGAQTLYAEGSTDAKFGDRLTFMPALSVGKWFTPWWGLRVQGLGGALHGFQNDGKMMLHKHYGAVHGDFMFGLLNFFGRYNENRCFDLIPFAGIGGAFIGSDQSFTINAGIQARFRLSQRFDLNLEYGGIILDDDLVTRGGFPNDGISNLSVGVTFRFKNRSFKKAVSQKQYADLQNLATAQDARIKELISRTPDTVVKVVKQEMPTTETKVVFKALPTTINFAFNSYKIDPTQEVGVYNLVQFMKENPDVRVRLTGFADKRGTEKANMIISEKRVNAVADMFISKYGINKDRIVKDHKGVSSRYDKDDWNRCVLVEIIK